The following is a genomic window from Chryseobacterium sp. StRB126.
GAATTAAAAATCCTCGCACAGAATCTAGCCAATCCTCAGGGAGAAAAAGGTGTAGAGATTGGTGAAATGATGAATGCCACTAACATCGGTATGACGTTAGAAAGTATCAGAACTCTTTTGATAGAAGACGATGAGAATATCCTTGAGATAGGACATGGAAATGGAGACCACGTAAAAAATATTTTGAGCCTGGCTACAGGGTTGAAATACAAAGGGATCGATATTTCTGAAACCATGCATAACGAAGCTAAAAAACTGAATAAAGAATTCGAAAATAAAGCTGAGTTTGTACTTTATGAGGGGAAAAAGCTTCCTTTTCATGATCAGACTTTTGATAAAATATTTACAGTGAATACTGTCTATTTCTGGGAAGAACCTGTAGAATTTTTAAATGAGGTGTATAGAGTT
Proteins encoded in this region:
- a CDS encoding class I SAM-dependent methyltransferase, encoding MEKEELKILAQNLANPQGEKGVEIGEMMNATNIGMTLESIRTLLIEDDENILEIGHGNGDHVKNILSLATGLKYKGIDISETMHNEAKKLNKEFENKAEFVLYEGKKLPFHDQTFDKIFTVNTVYFWEEPVEFLNEVYRVLKDDGTFVLTFGQRDFMEKLPFTAYDFTLYNNDEMEELVSKSHFKRMKTSEKEEEIKSKTGNETIQRTYTILTIKK